GGAGGACATCGCCGCGGAGACCGGATGGGATAAGATCATCCTTGTGGGCTTCAGTAGGGAATCCAATAGGAGATTCGAGAACAAGTCCGTGACGCAGATAGCTGCCATGCTCGGCAAGAGCCCAGATGACACCGCCCTTGATCTCATAGCGGACGAGGAACTTCAACTAGCAGCTATATTCCATGAGATAGACGAGAACGACGTGATGAAGGTCATAAGCCATCCACTGGCGTCCATCGGTTCCGACGGGTAGGCAGAAGCTCCTTACGGCCCTTCGGGCAAGTCGGCAACTCATCCGAGGGCCTACGGCGCGTTCCCACGGGTCATCAGGAGATACGTCGTTGAGAAGGGGCTGTTCTCGCTTGAGGAAGCAATCAGGAAGATGACCTCGTGGCCTGCGGAGCGAATAGGTTTGACTGACAGGGGCGTTCTGGCAAAGGGAATGGCGGCCGATGTCGTGATTTTCGATCCCGAGAAGATCAGAGATATGGCGACCTTTGAGGATTCCCACAGATACCCGGAAGGAATAACGAGTGTGATTGTCAACGGCGCAGTGACGATCGACAATGGCGAACACACGAAGGAGCGCGCTGGCCAGGTCCTGAGACACTTGCCCCGGGTCTCTTAGCCTTTCATGCTCAAACCGCAGATGTCCAGCGCGACCTCGGAATACACCTTCTGGCATTTGAGCAGGTCGTCTACGAGGACATATTCGATGCGGGCATGTGCTCCCGCACCACCTGGCCCAAAAACGACCGTCGGCATCTTTGCGAAGTGAGTCATGAGGGCAGCATCGGTCCATCCCCAGAAGCTGGTCGTCTTCGCAGGTTTCTTGGTCACGTCCCTAACAGCTCTCTCCAACGACTTGACGACCGGATGCCCTGTCGAAACCACATTCGGTACATGGTTCATGGTCTTCATGTTTGAGGGGTCCCGCTTGAGCTCTGCCCTGAACCTGGGGTCCTCCTTCTTTATGTCGTCGAAGATGTCGTAGATCTCCTGAAAGACTTGCTGGAGCTTCTCCTCAGGGATCCATCTCCTGTCGATCCTAATGACGCAGTGTTCCGCTACAGAGCTTGGCTGCTGACCCCCTTGAATCACTCCCAGGTTGAGAGTAGGCGGAAGCGTGTGCCTGGACTTGCGCTCCCGAAGCCGTGGGAGCAAGTCAGTCTCGACAGCGTTGACGAACTTGGCCGCCATGGAGATCGCGTTCACGCCTCGGTCAGCTTGGCCGCCATGTGCCGCTTTACCGTAGAAGTGCACATTTAGCCATTCCAGGCCTCTGTGAGAAGGCTGGACCTCGAGGTCGGTGGGCTCCCCAACAATCGCCATGTCCGCCCTGGGACCTTTGAGGATCAAGTCCTCGGTCCCTTCGCTCTTTCGCTCCTCCCCAACGACAGCCGTAAAGTGCAGGTCCCCCTCAAGCTTGATTCTGGCTCGATCGATGGCAACCAAGGCCATCGCCATAGCCCCTAGACCGCCTTTCATGTCGAGGGCGCCTCTGCCATACAGTCTGCCCTTGACGATCTTAGGGGTGAATGGCGGGATATCCATGTCGAATGCTGGGACGGTATCAGTGTGTCCGTTCAGCATTAAGCTCCTGCCTTTCCCGTGCCCCTTTATCACAGCAATCACGTTCGGCCTGCTCTTCTCCACAAGCCTCAGTCTCGAATCGATCCCCTCACCAAGAAGGAACTCGTTCATGTGCTCGGCGACCGCCTTCTCTTGCGTTGGGACCTCCGGATGGCTCTCTATCCTCACGAGGTCCTTCACCAGTTTCTCGATCTCGGACTTCCTCACTGCTCGCCAGACCCTGTCCAGATGATTGGATGACTTCGCGGTCATGTGGGGACCAACCTAGTACCAAGCGCTTGGCGGATGCGGATAGCGCTTGCACGCGAAAAAAGTATCTGACGGCATCCATCAGCTTTTGAGGCGTCCGTGCTCCTTGATAATCTCCAGAGTCCGGTCGATCGGGAGTGCCATCACCACATGGTCATCTCTGCCCTGCATCGTCTCCGCCTTGAACAGGGAGTTGATGATCGATTCAGCCACCGAGTCCGCCGTAGCCCTGAACAACACGTTCATGTCCCTATCGAGCAAGAGGTGCTCGGTCACCAAACCGTTGTGTCTGTATCTCTCATGGATGTTCGCGGTCGAGAACGCGAGGACGATGTCTCCGCTCCCGTTGTGGGATGCAGAACCTGTAGTCGCCAGGCCCATGATTGCCCTTTTGGCTATCCTGCCCAACTGTCTGGAATCCAGTGGCGCGTCCGTTGCGACGACCATCACGATAGATCCCTGCTCGGGTCGCTTGTAGTCGGGCGACCCCAGAAGGCTGCCGACCGGCACACCGTCGATCCTGAGCTCGTTCCAGTCTCCGTGGTTGGACAGGACTAACGTGCCAACAGTGAACTTCCCTGCTTGCACGGAGACAACTCTAGAGGAGGTTCCGATGCCACCCTTGTAGTCATAGCAGCTCATCCCTGTGCCAGCGCCAACCGCGCCCTCCTGGACCGTCGAGTTGGCTCCTTCGAGCGCAGCCAATACATGCTCTTCTCTTACATGCATGCCCTGAGAGTCGTTCAAGTAGCTGTCGTCGCACTCAGTCACGATCGGTATGATTGTATCGTCAAGACTGCCGACGGTGGGGTTGCTCTTGACCATGTACCTGATGACCGCATCGGCCACCGTACCCATGGACATCGTGTTCGTCAGCATGATCGGAGAGTCGATGAGACCGAACTCCTTGATCTGGAGGGAACCAGTGAGTCCGCCGCAACCATTGAAATCGAAGTACGCTCCCTTGACTGGTCGCTCGTAGGAGTTGCCCTCATGAGGGAAGATCGCTGTCACTCCTGTTCTCACCGGTCCAGTCCCGGGTAGTAGTGGCCCCGAACCCCTTATGATGCTACAGTGGCCGACCCTGACCCCGGAAACGTCTGTGATCATGTTCTTGGGCCCGGTGGGCAGCTCCCCGAACCAGATCCCGGCCTCCCTGGCTCTTGGTCTGGTCACTTCTTGCCCTCTCCGGACTCGAGCCAACAAGACACCCAGTGTTCCTGCGAGACGAACATCGGCTGCGGCTCCTTCGACTTGCAGACATCCATGACGAACGGACATCTGGGGTGGAACCGGCATCCTGGCGGGATGTGCGCCGGGTCGGGCCTCTCGCCCTTAAGGATTATCTTCTCAGTCTTCATTCTCGGGTCCGGCTTCGGCACGACGGAGATGAGCGCCTTGGTGTAGGGATGTTTCGGACCCTTGATGACCTCCTCGGTCGGACCGAGCTCCACAATCTTGCCCAGGTACATGATGCCGATCCTGTCGCTGAAGACATACGCGACGCCCAGGTCGTGGGTGATGAACAAGTATGTGAGGCCCTTCTTATCCCTGAGGTCGAGCATAAGCTTCAGGATCTCGGACCTGATGGAGACGTCGAGCATGGACACCGGTTCGTCCGCGACCAAGAACTTCGGTTCAAGGACCAGCGCGCCTGCGATGCCGATCCTCTGTCTTTGTCCGCCGGAGACCTCGTGCGGGTACCTCCACATGAAGTCCTTCGGGGGCCTCAGGCCTGCGTCGTCTATTGCCTTAGCGACCCTCTTCTCTCTATCGGCCTCGTTCGCGCCAAGGTTGTTGACCACAAGTGGCTCCGCCACTATGTCGTAGATGGACTGCTTAGGGTTCAGGGAC
The Candidatus Thermoplasmatota archaeon genome window above contains:
- a CDS encoding ArgE/DapE family deacylase, which produces MTAKSSNHLDRVWRAVRKSEIEKLVKDLVRIESHPEVPTQEKAVAEHMNEFLLGEGIDSRLRLVEKSRPNVIAVIKGHGKGRSLMLNGHTDTVPAFDMDIPPFTPKIVKGRLYGRGALDMKGGLGAMAMALVAIDRARIKLEGDLHFTAVVGEERKSEGTEDLILKGPRADMAIVGEPTDLEVQPSHRGLEWLNVHFYGKAAHGGQADRGVNAISMAAKFVNAVETDLLPRLRERKSRHTLPPTLNLGVIQGGQQPSSVAEHCVIRIDRRWIPEEKLQQVFQEIYDIFDDIKKEDPRFRAELKRDPSNMKTMNHVPNVVSTGHPVVKSLERAVRDVTKKPAKTTSFWGWTDAALMTHFAKMPTVVFGPGGAGAHARIEYVLVDDLLKCQKVYSEVALDICGLSMKG
- a CDS encoding P1 family peptidase, translated to MSVRHGCLQVEGAAADVRLAGTLGVLLARVRRGQEVTRPRAREAGIWFGELPTGPKNMITDVSGVRVGHCSIIRGSGPLLPGTGPVRTGVTAIFPHEGNSYERPVKGAYFDFNGCGGLTGSLQIKEFGLIDSPIMLTNTMSMGTVADAVIRYMVKSNPTVGSLDDTIIPIVTECDDSYLNDSQGMHVREEHVLAALEGANSTVQEGAVGAGTGMSCYDYKGGIGTSSRVVSVQAGKFTVGTLVLSNHGDWNELRIDGVPVGSLLGSPDYKRPEQGSIVMVVATDAPLDSRQLGRIAKRAIMGLATTGSASHNGSGDIVLAFSTANIHERYRHNGLVTEHLLLDRDMNVLFRATADSVAESIINSLFKAETMQGRDDHVVMALPIDRTLEIIKEHGRLKS
- a CDS encoding ABC transporter ATP-binding protein encodes the protein MVKDILSVTDLQVWFPVRRGFIEGLTSKEQRFVKAVDGISFKIKEREIFCLVGESGCGKTTTGKAILRLVEPTGGEVTYAGEGLTPAQIKGALERAVAKKTMTKKEAEINIASGTIDVRRLTKDKMKLLRQKMQMIFQDPYESLNPKQSIYDIVAEPLVVNNLGANEADREKRVAKAIDDAGLRPPKDFMWRYPHEVSGGQRQRIGIAGALVLEPKFLVADEPVSMLDVSIRSEILKLMLDLRDKKGLTYLFITHDLGVAYVFSDRIGIMYLGKIVELGPTEEVIKGPKHPYTKALISVVPKPDPRMKTEKIILKGERPDPAHIPPGCRFHPRCPFVMDVCKSKEPQPMFVSQEHWVSCWLESGEGKK
- a CDS encoding amidohydrolase family protein, giving the protein MRRYVVEKGLFSLEEAIRKMTSWPAERIGLTDRGVLAKGMAADVVIFDPEKIRDMATFEDSHRYPEGITSVIVNGAVTIDNGEHTKERAGQVLRHLPRVS